One Opitutaceae bacterium DNA window includes the following coding sequences:
- a CDS encoding right-handed parallel beta-helix repeat-containing protein, translating to MMAGSQARATDVSGVIAANTTWTAAGNPYNLVGNVVVNSGVTLTIEPGVQLVASHYSGIIVRGSLSAAGTDSDPIVMDGSTASPGWWRGIHVEDAGSASLNHLQISNGGYYTYAAIMKSGTGDLTLRNSLVRRSSHAGLKLTAGYGTFVSESNAFEDNNDGIVLGTDTSFSDTTSTFSGNTFAAVTAIGGHHTKAVSWELSASYAIVIAADQIVDAAASLTLKPGLVVKAVHYAGFVVDGELVAEGTTSKPIVLTDYRDDSVGGDTANDGTATAPSPGWWAGISVRNAGSASLDHCEIAYGGYYYYANLYKSGTGSLSLRHSTLRRSSHAGLKLTSGYGSFLSESNAYTDNADGIRLGLNTTFTDTTSTFSGNSYAPVVIGGGHHTTAVSWELSSDYAIVIEDSQIIDAGASLTLKPGLVVKHAHYAGIYVDGQLTAEGSAVKPIVFTDYRDDTVGGDTGHDGTDSSPAPGWWAGITVRNTGSASLDHCEIAYCGYYNYAGVYKSGTGNLSLRHSTLRKSSHAGLKLTSGYGSFLSESNAFRDNADGIRLGLNTSFSDTTSTFEGNSFAPVAADGGTHTTDVSWQLSPSYSIVLADSQLVGAAGSLTLMPGLVVKAVHYAGLRVSGELLALGTPGSPIHFTDYRDDAVGGDSNHDADASLPAPHWWAGVKVNPGGSATLENCRVGYTGYYEYGGVKVEGDGTLNLADSTIHSGGESGLYLYQASGIISVNGCLFTGNRSGVHVRETSQGVTIGSCRFEGNKDYGMVNSSSVEVDARSNWWGDASGPFHTTLNPDGTGDRVSNGVLFEPWRTSSGVEGILAPRLSGTIVAGDSLRFIGSPASNAADGYWWDFGDGRNSSVQNPGLVRFSRTGDFEIAYAVVVDGEIAPFVEGRTYAVVANTGDFPDLRLDRLTVPANVGVGETVTIDYAVTNVGPGALAESTWTDAIYVSEDEYLDATDTVVDSKSVTRSLGKDESYSGQFEVMLPAIEDGVRHLIVSVNDEWSPVELHRLNNEGAESVRITVPGLEAGQVLSGSHPVGRSEQYFRIPATGGKSLLVTFGHDVKGLTAVIKFGTLPTRSVHDHLLEDGTLVIPAATKGDWYILVYGDGLLEEGDFTLEYSEADLALTSVSPRMQDSAAELELNLVGAGFAGSIEVDLVSSGGADFAADSAIVASFTNATAVFAAGRLPAGRYHVRVTQGGHSSMLDDAVEMVSGGAPDFHVNVITPSVMGYHQLATLFVEYENRGTAPMPAPLLVLTPRQNEKPGALLTQDRSLLSQGFWTSAIPRGFATSIRLLAGGEQPGVLMPGESMRIPVYYAGWLKPWDFSYPPFKFDVVTSTADDDQVVPWTSLKDALRPEAESEAAWDAVWQNLSTALGTTMGDFVTMLSRNAVYLSRIGVDVRDVGQLFTFELQKARGLIGPMSELTGTVDLATHRGLISLNVLRSFPRNLTQRYRLGPLGYGWNHGWEVQLAKEADGTVVLTRGNGATHTYQPDSRSGTYFSTKGDRSKLAAQNDGHRLTLTNGTMLFFDASGRLTRAEDRHGLAISLQYTSGRLSHLEHSNGLSITITYNGSGLISRIDDSLGHRVSYTYDGDKHLVAVTDRKGNETTYDYAPSDDPRKRHALTGITQPGGVVQTFTYDTQGRLATHHNGLGVSRFAYDQGNLTVTNGAGLSTTASYSHRGVLTRMIDAEGGLTTIEEDPQDRSVRIRSADGSSVLQVYDRDGALRRMINQEGAEWQFETGAFNQPGITTSPTGRTFRREYDVRGNLTRTVQPDGTTAAFAHTSSGWRSGHTNALGITEETTYNAFGQAVEKRCSDGSTRTFEYDAKNRLVKATNAEGTTRFTYDAVGNLVRVAYPNGLDLEYAYDDADRLVASIDPNGQASRLAYNAGGLVDRLMDEDGNVLVRYVYDGAGRLVEKQLPDDVTTVYERNGRGQITRQTTRDGSGAVLADFRADYDSSGLLTRYQTPQGVTVYTYDPAGHLSSLAFEPASGPTETVQYNRDPDGLLESLVINGQETAVTVDAAGRYVGFGSDEHTYDAVGNLASREIGSDTINYSRNAIGKVVEIETGAGDYQIRYDALGTPLEVSGPGMSVNYLYDGLRKSMLVGEYEADGDPIRTYQNGLEMSVVHYDGKTYLPEYDPIEGDPVLALTLSSTGSTAGDDHPVAHDQPPLYPMFQPPYRFPGFDLPQPGDFGYGTPWMLLEMAGPHIRRAISPTGFGVKGSFVDQVLSTMSDSDTAEGGLMADVGFVSGLTGLFGGLNSVADGLGDLFSVEVVIMDPPDFVTKWGGEVFEVLTGDRLGNVLNGFGLVFSGFEVITGISETWSDNRSIDMNDVLNPFGSTDGGTMKIRHGLATGAMTLLGMAAAGGSGGRRVCDHDQ from the coding sequence ATGATGGCAGGTTCCCAGGCGCGCGCGACCGACGTGTCGGGAGTGATCGCGGCGAACACCACCTGGACGGCGGCCGGAAACCCCTACAACCTGGTCGGCAATGTCGTGGTGAACAGCGGGGTCACCCTGACCATCGAGCCCGGCGTGCAGCTGGTGGCGTCGCATTACTCAGGGATTATCGTGAGGGGTTCGCTGTCGGCCGCAGGCACGGATTCGGATCCGATCGTGATGGATGGTTCAACGGCAAGTCCTGGTTGGTGGCGTGGAATTCACGTCGAAGATGCCGGTTCCGCCAGTCTGAACCACCTGCAGATTTCCAACGGCGGTTACTACACCTACGCCGCGATCATGAAATCCGGCACGGGCGATCTGACCCTGCGAAACAGCCTGGTGCGCCGCAGCAGCCATGCGGGCCTCAAGCTCACCGCGGGTTACGGGACATTCGTTTCGGAGAGCAACGCGTTTGAAGACAATAACGACGGCATCGTCCTGGGAACTGACACTTCGTTTTCGGATACAACCTCCACCTTTTCAGGGAACACCTTTGCCGCGGTCACGGCCATTGGGGGGCACCACACCAAGGCGGTCAGCTGGGAGCTTTCCGCGTCCTATGCCATCGTGATTGCAGCCGACCAGATCGTTGATGCAGCAGCCTCTCTGACCCTGAAACCGGGATTGGTGGTCAAGGCTGTGCATTACGCAGGCTTTGTCGTGGACGGCGAACTCGTGGCTGAAGGGACGACCTCCAAGCCGATTGTCCTGACCGACTATCGGGACGATTCGGTGGGAGGTGACACCGCCAACGATGGAACGGCCACCGCGCCGTCACCCGGCTGGTGGGCGGGGATCAGCGTGCGGAATGCGGGTTCGGCCAGCCTGGACCATTGCGAGATCGCCTATGGCGGCTACTACTATTACGCGAACCTTTACAAGAGCGGGACGGGCAGCCTCAGCCTGCGCCACTCGACGCTGCGTAGGAGCAGTCACGCCGGTCTCAAGCTCACCAGCGGTTACGGATCATTCCTTTCCGAATCCAATGCCTACACCGATAACGCCGACGGGATTCGCCTGGGCCTGAACACAACGTTCACCGACACAACGTCCACTTTTTCCGGGAATTCCTATGCCCCGGTTGTGATCGGAGGGGGGCATCACACCACTGCGGTCAGCTGGGAGCTTTCCTCGGACTACGCCATCGTGATCGAGGACAGCCAGATCATCGATGCAGGGGCGTCGCTCACCCTCAAACCGGGCCTGGTGGTCAAGCACGCCCACTACGCGGGGATCTATGTCGATGGCCAGCTGACCGCGGAAGGTAGCGCGGTCAAGCCGATCGTCTTCACCGATTACCGCGACGACACGGTCGGAGGGGACACCGGCCATGACGGAACGGACTCGTCGCCGGCCCCCGGCTGGTGGGCGGGTATCACCGTTCGGAATACGGGCTCGGCCAGCCTGGACCATTGCGAGATCGCCTATTGCGGCTACTACAACTACGCCGGCGTCTACAAGAGCGGGACGGGCAACCTCAGCCTGCGACACTCGACCCTGCGCAAGAGCAGTCACGCTGGTCTCAAGCTCACCAGCGGCTACGGATCATTCCTCTCCGAATCCAATGCCTTCCGGGACAATGCCGACGGGATCCGCCTGGGCCTGAACACCTCGTTTTCCGATACCACGTCGACCTTTGAGGGGAACTCGTTTGCGCCGGTGGCGGCTGATGGAGGAACCCATACGACCGATGTCAGCTGGCAATTGTCACCTTCCTACTCAATCGTGCTGGCTGACAGTCAGCTGGTCGGAGCTGCCGGATCGCTCACCCTGATGCCGGGCCTGGTCGTCAAGGCAGTCCATTATGCCGGTCTTCGAGTGAGTGGTGAACTGCTCGCCCTCGGAACGCCGGGCAGTCCGATCCACTTCACGGACTATCGAGATGACGCCGTCGGCGGCGATTCCAACCACGATGCTGATGCCAGCCTGCCTGCGCCGCATTGGTGGGCGGGAGTCAAAGTCAATCCCGGAGGATCCGCGACCTTGGAAAACTGTCGGGTCGGCTACACCGGCTATTACGAATATGGCGGAGTCAAGGTGGAAGGCGACGGCACTCTCAACCTTGCCGACTCAACAATCCATAGTGGCGGGGAAAGCGGTCTTTATCTGTATCAGGCAAGCGGCATCATATCCGTGAACGGATGTCTTTTCACCGGGAACAGATCCGGTGTCCACGTCAGGGAAACGTCCCAGGGGGTCACCATTGGGTCGTGCCGGTTCGAGGGCAACAAGGACTACGGCATGGTCAACTCCAGCTCGGTTGAGGTGGATGCGCGGTCCAATTGGTGGGGAGACGCCAGCGGGCCGTTCCACACGACCCTGAATCCGGACGGAACCGGTGACCGCGTCAGCAACGGCGTCCTCTTCGAGCCGTGGCGGACGAGTTCCGGAGTCGAAGGAATTCTCGCCCCCAGGCTTTCCGGCACCATCGTGGCCGGCGATTCGCTTCGCTTCATCGGTTCGCCGGCAAGCAATGCGGCGGACGGTTATTGGTGGGATTTCGGTGATGGGCGCAACTCGTCCGTCCAGAATCCGGGGCTGGTTCGCTTCTCCAGAACGGGTGACTTTGAGATTGCGTATGCGGTTGTCGTCGACGGTGAGATCGCTCCCTTCGTCGAAGGCCGGACCTATGCCGTGGTGGCGAACACCGGGGATTTTCCGGACCTCCGTCTGGATCGGCTGACGGTCCCGGCAAATGTGGGTGTTGGGGAAACCGTGACGATCGACTATGCGGTCACCAATGTCGGCCCCGGTGCGCTCGCCGAGTCGACCTGGACCGATGCCATCTATGTCTCGGAGGACGAATATCTCGATGCAACGGATACGGTGGTTGATTCGAAATCCGTCACCCGAAGCCTCGGTAAAGATGAGTCCTATTCCGGCCAATTTGAGGTGATGCTTCCGGCCATCGAAGACGGCGTGCGCCACCTGATTGTCTCGGTCAATGATGAATGGAGCCCAGTCGAACTCCATCGCCTGAACAATGAAGGCGCGGAGTCGGTCCGCATCACCGTGCCCGGACTTGAGGCCGGCCAGGTTCTTTCCGGAAGCCATCCCGTTGGCCGCTCCGAGCAGTATTTCCGCATTCCCGCGACAGGGGGGAAGAGTCTTCTCGTGACCTTTGGTCATGACGTCAAAGGGCTGACCGCCGTCATCAAGTTCGGGACACTCCCGACCCGAAGCGTGCACGATCACCTGCTCGAGGATGGCACCCTGGTCATTCCCGCTGCGACGAAGGGCGACTGGTATATCCTGGTCTACGGAGACGGCCTGCTGGAGGAGGGTGATTTCACCCTGGAATACAGCGAGGCTGACCTGGCCCTGACATCCGTGTCTCCCAGGATGCAGGACAGTGCCGCGGAACTGGAACTCAATCTGGTGGGCGCCGGTTTCGCGGGTTCGATCGAGGTGGACCTCGTCTCGTCGGGTGGAGCGGACTTTGCCGCGGATTCGGCCATAGTCGCATCATTCACCAATGCGACGGCGGTCTTTGCCGCCGGCCGGCTGCCGGCAGGTCGATATCATGTCCGCGTCACCCAGGGTGGCCATTCGTCCATGCTCGACGACGCCGTCGAAATGGTTTCGGGAGGCGCACCGGATTTCCACGTCAATGTCATCACCCCGTCGGTCATGGGTTACCACCAACTGGCGACGCTATTTGTCGAGTATGAGAACCGAGGAACCGCTCCCATGCCGGCACCATTGCTCGTCTTGACGCCACGTCAGAACGAGAAACCAGGCGCCCTTCTGACTCAGGATCGGTCGCTCCTTTCCCAGGGATTCTGGACCTCGGCCATCCCCAGGGGTTTTGCCACGTCCATCCGGCTGCTGGCCGGAGGAGAACAACCCGGTGTCCTCATGCCGGGCGAATCGATGCGGATTCCCGTCTATTATGCCGGCTGGTTGAAACCCTGGGATTTTTCGTATCCGCCCTTCAAGTTCGACGTCGTGACCTCGACGGCCGACGACGACCAGGTCGTTCCCTGGACCTCGCTCAAGGATGCTCTCAGGCCGGAGGCCGAAAGCGAAGCCGCCTGGGATGCCGTCTGGCAGAACCTGTCAACAGCGCTCGGAACCACCATGGGCGACTTCGTCACCATGCTCTCACGGAACGCCGTCTATCTTTCGCGGATCGGCGTGGATGTTCGGGACGTCGGCCAGCTGTTCACCTTTGAACTGCAGAAGGCCCGAGGCCTGATCGGCCCGATGTCCGAGCTTACGGGCACCGTGGACCTCGCAACGCACCGGGGGCTCATCAGCCTGAACGTCCTACGTTCGTTCCCGAGAAACCTGACCCAGCGCTACCGGCTGGGTCCGTTGGGGTATGGTTGGAATCACGGATGGGAGGTCCAGTTGGCAAAAGAGGCTGACGGTACGGTGGTTCTCACGCGCGGTAACGGGGCCACTCATACCTACCAACCCGACAGTCGGAGCGGAACCTACTTCTCGACCAAGGGCGACCGGTCGAAGCTGGCAGCACAGAATGACGGCCACCGCCTTACCCTGACCAACGGCACCATGCTGTTCTTCGACGCCTCGGGCCGGTTGACCCGGGCCGAGGATCGCCATGGCCTGGCCATTTCCCTTCAATACACCTCCGGACGCCTGAGTCATCTGGAGCACTCCAACGGCCTGTCTATCACCATCACCTACAATGGTTCGGGGCTGATCTCCCGAATCGATGACTCGCTGGGGCACCGGGTGAGCTACACCTACGACGGGGACAAGCACCTGGTCGCGGTCACGGACCGCAAGGGCAACGAGACCACCTACGATTACGCGCCTTCGGACGATCCTCGCAAGCGGCATGCCCTTACCGGGATCACTCAACCGGGCGGGGTTGTGCAGACCTTCACCTACGACACACAGGGCAGATTGGCCACCCATCACAATGGGCTCGGGGTTTCCCGCTTCGCCTACGATCAGGGAAACCTGACGGTGACCAACGGGGCGGGGCTCTCGACGACGGCCTCCTACAGTCACCGGGGGGTCTTGACCCGGATGATCGACGCCGAAGGCGGTCTGACCACAATCGAGGAGGATCCGCAGGATCGCTCCGTCCGGATCCGGTCGGCTGACGGCAGTTCCGTCCTGCAGGTCTATGACCGCGATGGAGCCCTGAGGCGGATGATCAACCAGGAAGGGGCCGAGTGGCAGTTTGAGACGGGCGCCTTCAATCAGCCGGGCATCACGACAAGTCCGACCGGTCGGACATTCCGACGTGAGTACGACGTCAGGGGCAACCTCACCCGTACGGTCCAGCCGGACGGGACGACTGCGGCGTTCGCTCACACCTCGTCCGGTTGGCGGAGTGGGCATACCAATGCCCTCGGGATTACCGAGGAAACCACCTACAATGCATTTGGTCAGGCCGTGGAAAAGCGCTGTTCGGATGGCTCGACCCGGACGTTTGAGTACGACGCGAAGAACCGCCTGGTCAAGGCGACCAACGCCGAAGGCACCACCCGGTTCACCTACGATGCCGTGGGCAACCTCGTGCGTGTCGCCTACCCGAACGGTCTTGACCTCGAGTATGCGTATGATGATGCCGATCGGCTGGTGGCCTCGATCGATCCGAACGGTCAAGCCAGCCGGCTTGCTTACAATGCCGGCGGTCTGGTGGATCGACTGATGGACGAGGATGGCAACGTCCTCGTGCGCTATGTGTATGATGGGGCGGGCCGCCTGGTGGAGAAGCAGTTGCCCGACGATGTCACCACGGTCTACGAGCGAAACGGAAGGGGACAGATCACCCGACAGACCACCCGGGATGGATCGGGAGCCGTCCTGGCCGACTTCAGGGCCGATTACGACTCGAGCGGCCTGCTGACCCGCTACCAGACGCCCCAGGGTGTCACCGTTTATACCTACGATCCGGCCGGCCACCTGAGCTCGTTGGCGTTTGAGCCGGCCTCAGGGCCGACCGAAACCGTCCAGTACAATCGCGATCCCGACGGACTGCTGGAGAGCCTGGTCATCAACGGTCAGGAAACAGCGGTTACGGTCGACGCCGCCGGGCGGTACGTCGGTTTCGGCTCTGACGAACATACCTACGATGCCGTGGGCAACCTGGCGTCCCGTGAGATCGGATCCGATACCATCAACTATTCCCGCAATGCGATCGGGAAGGTGGTGGAGATCGAGACCGGCGCCGGTGACTATCAGATCCGCTACGACGCTCTGGGGACACCGCTCGAAGTGAGCGGCCCCGGCATGTCAGTGAACTACCTCTACGACGGACTGCGCAAATCAATGCTCGTCGGTGAGTACGAAGCGGACGGCGACCCGATCCGGACCTACCAGAACGGGCTTGAAATGAGCGTGGTTCATTATGACGGGAAGACCTACTTGCCGGAGTACGATCCCATCGAGGGCGATCCGGTGCTGGCCCTGACCCTGAGTAGCACCGGCTCAACTGCGGGTGACGACCACCCCGTAGCGCACGACCAGCCACCGTTGTATCCGATGTTCCAACCGCCTTACCGGTTCCCGGGATTCGATCTGCCGCAGCCCGGTGATTTCGGCTATGGAACCCCGTGGATGCTGCTGGAGATGGCCGGGCCGCATATCCGGCGGGCGATCAGCCCGACTGGCTTCGGCGTCAAGGGCAGCTTTGTCGATCAGGTCCTCAGCACGATGTCCGATTCAGATACGGCTGAAGGGGGGCTGATGGCCGACGTTGGGTTCGTCAGCGGGTTAACCGGTCTGTTCGGGGGGCTGAATTCGGTGGCCGACGGTCTTGGCGACCTTTTCAGCGTCGAGGTCGTCATCATGGATCCCCCGGATTTCGTGACGAAGTGGGGCGGGGAAGTCTTCGAGGTGCTGACCGGGGACCGGCTCGGCAACGTCCTGAACGGCTTCGGTCTCGTCTTCAGCGGCTTCGAAGTCATCACCGGTATCAGCGAAACCTGGAGCGACAACCGTTCGATCGACATGAACGACGTCCTCAATCCATTCGGCAGCACGGACGGCGGGACCATGAAGATCCGTCACGGCCTCGCCACCGGGGCCATGACCCTGCTCGGAATGGCGGCGGCCGGCGGCAGCGGTGGCCGCCGCGTGTGTGACCATGATCAGTGA
- a CDS encoding metallophosphoesterase, translating to MTAEPRLQFIQINDIHYRDCRHELDVPTYAGANVRAGWLLEALRKPGLLPPADFILAIGDLIHGESLTAAERECPFMAAAFNELPVEVFPVIGNHEVKQNEGDPKWELPFKDAFSVADHYSFEREGIAFIVFNNAGTGEQLPRPVRERRFANLKRLLDRHRGQPKIIACHVPLVCLREETILAASMDFPSYKCLEPEILEAIEAESDSVLAVLSGHIHITGTVIQKGICHLAATGPASFPHDIVHFAVFDDRIEVNVIQLPSHLWQPETNIHGARRHGRDFTDGRHPNHLAYLMGNPDERSFTLCRSTQSS from the coding sequence ATGACTGCCGAACCCCGCCTGCAATTCATCCAGATCAACGACATTCACTATCGTGATTGCCGGCACGAGCTCGATGTCCCCACCTACGCCGGAGCCAATGTCCGGGCAGGTTGGCTCCTCGAGGCCCTCCGCAAGCCGGGGCTGCTTCCTCCCGCCGACTTCATTCTGGCCATCGGTGACCTGATCCACGGCGAGTCCCTCACAGCGGCAGAGAGGGAGTGTCCGTTCATGGCCGCCGCCTTCAACGAGCTCCCGGTTGAGGTTTTTCCGGTAATCGGAAACCACGAAGTGAAGCAGAACGAGGGAGACCCGAAGTGGGAGCTGCCCTTCAAAGATGCCTTCAGTGTGGCCGATCACTACAGCTTTGAGCGCGAGGGCATCGCGTTCATCGTCTTCAACAACGCCGGTACCGGTGAGCAACTCCCGCGACCTGTTCGGGAGCGGCGTTTCGCGAATCTCAAACGGCTCCTCGACCGGCATCGCGGCCAGCCCAAGATCATCGCCTGTCATGTACCGCTGGTCTGCCTGCGTGAGGAGACTATCCTCGCGGCCAGCATGGACTTCCCTTCCTACAAATGCCTCGAGCCCGAGATCCTTGAAGCGATTGAGGCCGAATCCGATTCCGTTCTGGCCGTGCTCAGCGGCCACATTCACATCACCGGCACGGTGATCCAGAAGGGTATCTGTCACCTGGCCGCCACCGGACCGGCTTCATTTCCTCACGACATCGTCCATTTCGCGGTCTTCGACGACCGGATTGAAGTCAACGTGATTCAGCTTCCTTCTCACCTCTGGCAGCCGGAGACCAATATCCACGGGGCAAGACGACACGGCCGCGACTTCACCGACGGCCGGCATCCGAACCACCTCGCCTACCTGATGGGCAATCCCGACGAACGAAGTTTCACCCTATGCCGAAGCACCCAATCCTCCTGA